The proteins below come from a single Xiphophorus hellerii strain 12219 chromosome 14, Xiphophorus_hellerii-4.1, whole genome shotgun sequence genomic window:
- the LOC116732155 gene encoding uncharacterized protein LOC116732155: protein MASESCTIPPYLGLATVKGVVVIRRTPSGIWAGRALKKLDWAKNGVLSEERELLEWKKAKSNCPVCLTDHHLPIIWEGPGREKPRHQGATAEMLQHLRVSPVTILNNTICGNCRVGYLPRLKLETQWGWLKEEPRTCYCTWDGDELHRCPVCKEQLTSGEVTLTGEAEGWQVTRFYSSLRYYRTYGKVQSNYGSPIPIILPGPSAPPNTPEELDPWVWRRDEGPHDVLWDSVQAAWPYDAARASLSFPPLNANHSPVVFRVHRPHAYQPSAEELSALPDDARKQAFNGGWTGPWELTTWAHLILEVINDCTIPIVDLPDAPREDGVRSSDMYYYTTEVDGWGSNAVRPKEKSCLYWVTAESQFRDGVLQHPGGVAHRASTPSDPSTSCQVQLSVRMITVPYKGIYSVGAAIKVVPDEQTYATVSSTEPEPPKKKPKTHAWQKLTSAFPWKKTSQD from the exons atggccagtgaatcatgtaccattccaccctatctcggactggccaccgtgaaaggggtggttgtaattagaagaacaccttcagggatttgggcaggacgagccctgaagaaattggattgggctaaaaatggagtcctgtcaGAGGAGAGAGAACTGCTGGAATGGAAGAAAGCTAAGAGTAACTGCCCGGTTTGTCTAACAGACCACCATCTCCCCATCATCTGGGAAGGACCGggccgtgagaagccaaggcaccagggggctACCGCAGAAATGCTACAACATCTTCGCGTCTCCCCGGTCACGATATTGAATaatacaatctgtgggaactgccgagtgggttacctaccccggcttaagttggaaacccaatggggATGGCTCAAGGAAGAACCAAGAACGTGTTATTGCACGTGGGATGGAGACGAGCTACATCGCTGTCCTGTGTGCAAGGAACAGCTAACGAGCGGAGAGGTAACACTGACGGGCGAAGCTGAAGGGTGGCAAGTGACAAGGTTCTACAGCTCGCTGCGATATTACAGAACCTACGGGAAAGTGCAAtcgaactatgggagccccataccgataatattaccaggaccttccgctccaccgaacactccagaagaactggacccatgggtgTGGAGGAGGGACGAAGGACCGCACgatgtcctgtgggattctgttcaagccgcctggccgtatgacgctgCCAGAGCTTCCTTGTCATTTCCACCATTAaatgccaaccactctcctgtggtcttccgggtacatcggcctcatgcataccaaccatcagccgAGGAGCTAAGTGCCCTCCCAGATGACGCCCGAAAGCAAGCCTTTAACggtgggtggacaggcccctgggagCTGACCACCTGGGCACATCTAATTTTGGAAgtcatcaatgactgcacaataccTATAGTGGATCTGCCGGATGCACCAAGGGAAGATGGGGTGCGCAGCTCAGACATGTATTACTACACGACTGAg GTGGACGGATGGGGCAGCAATGCGGTGAGACCCAAAGAGAAGTCTTGCCTGtactgggtgacagcggaatcccagtttcgggatggagttttgcaacacccgggaggcgtggctcacagggcgAGTACGCCCTCTGATCCTAGCACCTCCTGTCAAGTCCAGCTATCAGtgcgcatgatcaccgtcccctataaagggatctactcagtcggagcagccatcaaagtggtaccagacgagcagacttacgccaccgtgtccagtacggagccggagcctcccaagaagaaacccaaaactcacgcctggcagaagctcacctcagcatttccatggaaAAAGACAAGCCAAGACTGA